A segment of the Daphnia pulex isolate KAP4 chromosome 10, ASM2113471v1 genome:
TGGTACAGCCTGAATACCTGATTCTTATGATGTGCATTTGTATCACTGCATTTACAGATCGTATTGGCCTGCTGCTTCCTAAATGGGGCTACAGCCGAGGAGCGAGAAGGGAAACAAATTCTCCTGCCAGCTGTTCCCCCATACCCCTTTTACTTTTACGCAAACAATCCTGTCGCTCCTGTGTATGTTAATGCAGGAGAGGCTCCAGTCGAAATGGATGCTAGAGTGACAAGTAAGTTGCTGTCCCGTGCTCTCCCCACcagttgaatttcaaatttaaaagacgttaattttaacttttcaaGATGCTGAGCTTAGTTTCCCCATTCTTTTTGCGTTTACAGGCAGTGACGCAGTTGGCAGGAcatttttccgaattttcgGATGTCCGACGTGCCCGACTTGCCCGGCTCCTGTAATATGTCCAACATGCCCTACGCCTGCAACACCTGCTGATGGTTCCATCTTTATACCCAGCACATCCGGTAACACATTTTTGACATCCTCTATCGATTTTAAAGTTCCttgtttttataattgataaattcaaatgattacTTTGTATTATTCCCCGTTCGTTTGTTTCTTAGGATGCACGACTACTCTCAACAGTCTTGATGCTACTCTCCTGCCTTGTGCTCGGTCATCGGCAGCACCCAAAGGAACTATCGATGTCACATTTACCGCTACGACGACGAGCGTTATGATGGCAATTGTGGGTGCTACCCCGACTACCGCAATCAGATTAACATGCACTTCTATTCCATCTACTTTCCTTGGCGTTACGGTATAGTTATATTATTATCTtgtattcatttattattttttgttttgtttaatgCTAATATTATCgtgttttgaattgttttttagcAATTCGGTCCAATATCTACCAATTCCCTTAGCGTTACCGGAGTTGGGTTCATCCAATTTCTAGCTTCGTCTGGTGGTGCTATTTTGCCGAATCCCTCATTGAAATGCACGTGGTCGTCATAACttcctattatttttaaatcaattcttGGATTGGTTTACTTATTTTGCAACGAGGGAAAGACAATATAATTGTTAATTACGTTAGAGATTTCTAAGTGAGTAGCGATTTTCTGTCAAAATGTctattttactgttttcagaTAATATACCAGTTATTGTTATTCCCATATGTCTTTTACTAATGATGTAAGTGTAATTTTACTCGAGTTGCGAACTAGTATGGGATGTCCATATCCTAATTGCATCATTTACCgagttgaaaatgtttggtcTGAGTTTGTGTTCAACATACGACGACACATTAACAACCTAATCATGAAGGGATCATTGAGTCGTTTTCAAGTTCATGTTCGCTGCTTATTTCCAATTCAGATTCCTATATGAATCCGTGATAGTCAATAAATGATAAAACGGACTTCCATCAAATCATTAATTACATGAAATTGTGAAAGAAATAGTACAAGGTATGCAGACATCACCAACAGACCATCGAAAACCGATACTGCGAAGTAGAAATGAGAGACTTGCATTTATTTCATGTTAAACGTACAGccgtaaaaaattttattgccaACACCTCTCGAAATTTCACGCTCTGCCTTTTCAAGAAGACTGCATGTTCAATCCTTTGCTTGTCAGTACATCGCCACCATAATAAATTCTGAAAATGTAGGAAGTCAACAAGAACTGGCCAGTTTAATCGAGTCAGAGTCTATTGTCGGAACTATTACACGAGTGTAGCCACGCCTCCATTTGCAAGATGTTGATACCCTCAATCCTTTGTGTCGATGCGTGCGAAAAGACATTTGACCTTCCGGGAAAAACCAGAAGAGAATTTATTCCCGACAAGTGTCAATGCTTTGTGGCGAAGCGTGCCACTTTTCCGAGATCAGGGTGGCCATAACGACCAACGGACAAATGGAgatgttaaaaattattctgTTAAATAGTCGACGACAGAAAGACAGGCAGAAAACTAATTAATCCCAACTTTTACATTCACATGATATCTCGTATACGTACGAAAAATCACGTAGGCCACTAGCTTAAGATATTCAGGCTCTATTAAAATTACCATCAGTTTACAACATGTGACAATGTAGTTGTATCTTGTATGGTAACATACTATAAAATAGCAACTCAATCCTTTTAATGCAAATGTTGCGTCGTGAAGACACCAAGCCTAATCGGATGGAATTGATTTCTGACTCATTTCTCCGAAATCCGGATCACCCGGAGCTGGATCCAAGGGTTTGGTGGTGGGACTGAAGAGGTAAACTAAATAGAAGGGATAGAAAATGTTTCGTAATTGGCGCCGAAGAGGTGGAGGGAGAAAAGTCGGAAACCGTCTAGTTGATAATGGCGTAGGCTGACAGGTGGCAGGGTAGTCGTACGGTCGATTAGCTATATTTTGCTCTATGTCAGTGCCAGTGGCCTGGGTGGTTGTTAGAACTTAAAAGTGCTTGTCTAATTTAACATTTCATCTCGTGGCTTGTATTATGTAACCGAGAAGCGAGAAACCACTGACCGTGATTGTAATCAGTTACCAGACAAGCAAAAATAATCACACCAAAAAGCAATGTGACTACGTCACTGAAGCAGAGTTAACCACGTGACCCAACCAAGCCAACAGCTGATAAATCGCTATCTCAAAAATAGGTATCAAAGGCTgagttgtttctttcttgcaGATATTTCGAATgtatttcttgatttcttgatgTTGATGAGGAGTGAGGACTGAGATGAATGAAAAGTATTGATAACCTACATGCTAGTCTCATTTCGGTATCCATTGTAATAGTAACTTAAATGTTAGGCATGGCCAAGGACACCATTTtatccttttcattttatcaGACAGATGTGCTGATGTAACTGGAAGtataaatttctgttttagaTATGATGCAAGTTTGTTTTTAGACCACTCCATACAAACGTTATTCAAAAGAAGTTAAATTCTCCCCCAATTATTTAGTCAAATGTTTGTGGCTCTCACATAGACAACACAGAATTGAAACCGTCAAATTTATTTGCTAAATTATATGAAATTATAATAGCCCTGTTTTAAtgtatttgttttcctttttagttttcctaCCTTGACTCATTCGCCCTTAGCTACTGCTGCAAgccatttccatttcattGTTCACCTATAGCGGAATCGAGGAAAGACCCCTCGACCGTTGACCGTTCCGATGCTTCCGTGTGGCGCTATCTCCATCTGGTAATATATTCCTTGCGCAAAGTTGATTGAGTTATAAAATGCAATCGCGATCCGGGCTATACCGTTGCCGTGGGTCGTCAATCAAGTGTTTCTGCATTGGCAAGGGCAGACTGTccaatttaatattttgttggcGAAAATTTTCAGTCGCCAATTTTTATCGTTGGCGTCAATGTCCCCAAATCCTGGCAATCATTCGAGACTTTTTAGGTACATCCAATGAAACTTATAACTGCAGCTACAGTTCTTATCTAGTTATACAGTATTTCCAGTAAAACATAggagaaattaaatttgtttttactgcAACTGAGGACTGGATCTCTGTGCTGTTTTATCTCctccaattttatttcatttttaaagccATTGCTATTCATTTTCAGGGTATTCAATACTTttaagaaacgaaagaaggGCCAGATGAAATGACCGGAATATACATCACGTACATATAAAGACGACGGTGAAATCCTTTCCTATTAAAACCGTCTGCATTTCACGGTATCAATACCATCCATTAGCggcgaaaaattttgtttcttcttctttgttctcCTCTCGACTTGCTGGGACGGATCCTGTGTCATTATGCAAAAAAGGACAAGCGGATCGTCTGATAGGAAAACGTTCGCCGAGGTCCAAGACAACGATATCGCCCGGCTACCGCAGTTCACGTTTGCCAAAGTCGTACGGACCTTCATGTTCTTTATTATCAAGATTACGTCTACGTGGCCGGCAATTCAAAGGGACCAGCTTGTTACTGTAACAGCAGCTTCGTCCTGATACGGGAATGACATTGCGTGACTCTCCCGCCCTGGAGCGTTTTATTCAACATCGCAACCCCCCAAGAATATGCAAAACGCCCGGCCAATTTCCACCTGCTATTACATGATATTCTCTTGTATTTGGCACACACCCTCTGTTTTACTCCGGATGAAGCCGCAGCCCAGCAGACTCCCGATCGAACGCAAAGGTTCAACTACCACAGTGTTGTCTAGGTGGTCTACGTGACGTTTGCACGTCTCTTTGCCTTGTCATTTCCGTATTAGATGTGCGGAATCCCGCAAGTTCAAGACCATCGGGAGTATAAAAGACGGAGACATCCGGACGACCTTCCAGCCAGTCTTTGCCAGTCTTCCGTGCAAGCTACAGCACGCCATTCGATTAGAAATGTCGAGACTTTGTCtgttgatttcaatttctttggtGTTACATTTGAGCTGGGCTTGTGACgacaatgaagaagaattattAGCTGGTGGTAGAGAAGACCCGGAAGATTACTACGCCTATGCTTACGGATTCACTCCGGAAACGTGGAGAGCACTTTACCAGCAACCTACTCCTCGCGCTCGTGTTCCAGGTGATTCAGgagaatttctaattttaattccaaatttaatttgatctattttgatatttttctagAGTATTCCGGGCTGTACGAAGGGAGAACTCCAAGCAGACTGCACACGTTCACAAACCCGTTGAAATCCAAGAAAAGTGAATAGGAAATTTTTCCAGAAAAGTTCAtagattcaaattgattgattttatttgagtaGAAAATGCTGACAAAGAACATCGTCAGCCGGAAGGCCGTTTCGCTTTCGGTGGTTTGGGTGCTAATTTGATCAACACGGGCTTCTTCAACAGTCGATTCACCCCGTCTAATACGTGGAAACCGTTCCAGAATCTTGCCAGCCGGATTCCCATTTCTTACAATCCCAATGCCGACAGTCCGTTTGACACTTTCGAATCCTGCATGTCGCCCAATGGAGACGCAGGGATCTGTGCTCCAGGATCGGTCTGTTCCCTGTTTGGTGGCCGTCCAGGTGGTTCCTGCATTCTCGGAAAAGTCTGTTGCATCAGTAAGTTAAATCGAAATTCTATTACATTAGAGTATAGGCCAAATTactaatttgattttgacatAATAGACACGATCAACAAATGTGGAGGAACAGTCACGCTCAACAACACGTACTGGCAATCTTCGACTTTCCCCATCAACGTTCCGACAACTTGTTCATTATCTGTCAGGACGGACACTCAGCTCACGGAACAGTTAAAGAAACCCATTTGCCAAATCCggtaatattttataataagTCCCGCGTTCATGTAACGGGGTTTTACTTATGTTCCTCTGTTTTTAGATTGGATTTCATTACATTCACGACCGCTCAGCCGACAGCCGGAACTTGCACCGATACGTTTAAAGTTGGCCAAACCAATTCCAAAGTCCCAACTATTTGCGGTGACAACGGCGGGCAACATAGTAATCTTATTAACTAAGAAATCTATAtagtaataatttgaaaaatgattatcCTAATTATTTCAGTGTACCTTGACATCCCTTCATCGGCCGTTACCCCGAGCAATGTCCAGCTCATGTTCACTTTTTCAGAGGAAACAGCCGTTCGATCGTGGAACATAAAAATCGCCCTGCTCCCGTGTGGCGCCTTTTACCTTggtataaattttaaatcataaaGTTTTATCtctaattaattatttttggttgACTTTGATGGGCAGCCCCAGTGGATTGCCTTCAATATTTCACAGCCGCAACTGGGCGTGTCCGTTCGTTCAACTGGCTGGATACCAACAGCACCACAATTCGCCAACTTAATAACCAAAACTACAACATTTGCTTCAGGACAGAACTCATCGCAGGACTAGTAAGTATTTATTcctatttgattaaattttaaaaatcgaatttaattcatttcttaaaatttatttcagacGGCGTCTGAGCTCTGCTTGTCGGTGTGTTCCGTCACGAATGGCGACGCGTTTTCCATTACAACGCCAATCAGTGGAGCGATCGCCGATGCGACCGCTGCCGTCGCCACAGCCCAAGCGAATCTGGCCACAGCGCAAGCCGTTCAAGCCGCTGCGGCCGCTGCGTTTCTAGCCGCTAATGGCGGCAACACTGCGACagcaaatcaaattcaaacccTGACAAACGCCAACGTAGCACTCGCCGCCGCTCAGGCCGCTCTTACAACCGCCCAAGCTGCTTTGACCgccgccgttgctgctgctggcacaGGTCTCTCCGCTGTGGGCACCAGCACAAATGCGACTGGAGTCATCACGGCCACTTGCCTTTACGATTCACTTCTCATCCCCGGTGCCCGGGACTCTATGAATGTTGAAGCCGATCGATACTGTGGTGACGCTCTCAATCCTGCATTCGTTCCAGTTGGAACTAGCGTTCAAGTTTGCAGTGAGTTGGAATATTATGCCATAATTTATTAGtacatttattaatttttattataatcaCAGCTCCATTGAGGCCATTCAAGATGACCTACCGAACCGACAGCACTGAAGCTGCGATAGCTGCTGGAACGAATATCCTTCCTGCACGGGCTGATATCAACAATACTGGATTCTGTCTCAACTTTCAGGAGAAATAACATCAAGAGCAACGACTAAAAGTAGGAGTGTTCCACGATACTAAATGAATCCTCAAagtcctttttttagtgtcaATTGTGTCTGGGTGGTGgcgggttttttaaattattttgcgCTACTGTACTGAcgaccatttttaatttattaaattattttcctcTACGGTCCAAGTAGTCGCCATTTCAGTTGTATTATTTGACTGACGAAGTTTCACATTGAAATAAATCGAATCGCTGAGCATGAAACGGTGGCTTGTATCAGCACTTACACGGGAAATCGAAATCTCCCGATTGGCCGTTTATCAGTCAGCACTTTACCGTTGTACTTTAGCCGTTCCGCTGTTGGTGGGTCCGTCGGATAAGGAAGTTGAATTCTCCGGATAGGGGCTTGTAAATGTTGAGCCTTATGTCTTACCATGAGACAAAGACGATTGTACAGTGTACAttttgaaaagggaaataagaaGGGTCATTACCACTGACAGTCTGTCATACAGCAGACGACTACTGAAGACATCATTGTAACAGAATAAGATTATAAACGATAACGCTATACAGAATTAAAATGCCGGTCAATGCCCTAATCCATTCCCTGTAGCTAAGAAGCAATCTTTTATGTCTATATTGTATATTCGAATTCGGATTGGGAGACGCTAATGGAAAAAGATATGATTGACGGGCGTAAATCGGGATCAGGATCAGCGAATGTAAATCTACCACTAGCACACCTTGTGGGAAAAGCAAGAACTGTGCATTGTCAAGTGTCAACGCTAGCGGACGCTAGTGAGAACTGAGAACTGTCAACTGTGATGACAAGcttaaaaatgttgattgattgTATTGTAATTCATTGAAATTAACTAGTGCTACTGGTCTGTTGTTATTTAAACATTATTAGTTGAGGGACAAGAAGATTCTTCTGATTCGGGTGAAGAATCAGAGCCAAATGCCTAAAAACTGAGCGTTGGCAAGTTAGCTAGTCCTACGATGACGACAATACGGGGACGAACtcataaaaaatatggggaaAAAGAGGTGCAGTAACCtacatatttatatatactttATAGCTCTAGTTCACAAATCCTCTTTGTTTAAGCTAAAAGTGTTTCACAATATTTATTTGGTATGCAGACTCTGGTCAATGTCTACTCGTATATCTACTCCTCAGGGCTGCCTAAAGAAGTCACCAAGCCAAACCATTTCTCTTCGCCGAGCATGAATGTATTTGGTGCAGCAGAAACCAGTTTGATTTTTACCACAAGGTACTGTCCCACATCTTACAATGATAATCAATCTGACTTGCCTTAAGCCTTTAAAACAAGCCTTAAAATCTtaaattcttaaaattaaaagttttgcAGGCTCAAAAAACCTGTAGTGTAAGTGAGGCCTTAAAGCACTTAAAGCAGGGATCtcgttttcatttgattttatttttcaatatttcttgtttacagcgctagatgtctatagcatggCTTTCAGCTGTCAGGAAAAACAGTTTCAGTACTTTTACTTTACACAATTCTAAAGAGATGTGGATAATTGACCATTGGTGATCACaaatatttagttttatttgaaGACAGCTTAACAGTTGAGGAGCTATCacttacttccggtctacttccggaaaaaTTGCCTTGAAGAGCAAGTGAGCGTTGTTATATGTACATTTCTCAAGGTGTCAGTCTAGGTTTAAACTAATTAAAGTACGCtgttcaagttttgtgagtatttaaagtattgatctgcactCAAGTctatctaatttttaagagATAATTTAGAGTTAGATCATAGACgacaagcacattgatgatacaaattaaaaaaaaggtgacttatttttcttttttttttacaggttcTATACTACAGGATTATAATttagactttatgagaagtcatatTCTATGAAGAAATAGGACTGACTACAGTCAACATGGTCCCTTGTTTggtaacctgttggctgctacccgtgaatctccctttttacttccttacacagaccctcttgatttgaggtattgctttctgttgttacaatcttattttaaattattgtcatccaaataaatgttcattctgttATCTGtttacagggtaactccttcgctacttatcatggacttcatccattggtgaaaactgacgagagaatgctgtgattcaagactgataaattgtgtagttgttagataaattacaaatgcatatctgggcttccttcttttctgtggccccgtttccctaactaaccactaaccaacgcccgccggtggtcactcacccgctgtgaaaccaggaggaggggagggctctggtcgaacggggacttggaaggcgcatgatccgatgaaaacttttggagggtcatgtgtctaacccggaagcctagtatgactacatctccccggtaaaacttgcctcgtacttctctcttcttctcggtccagataaatatctctgggggccgtagacatatcctataacagcatgtgcgagttaaaacaatgcatccactacccaatgaaacaaatagtcatggtttattttttgtggaaatctccgtcagtcaagttacaaagacgatgcagatttccgcaaaacttaaccatcgctttttgtctcattgccgcagcggtggtggcgggttgcgtttaaactcgtgcagtagtaaaccgtcttgaaccggacgctctgtttatagaatttttttaacatttcaaaaaataaaaaaataaacattagtTCAAAtcatatatttgtttttatttattacagttATTACATTGTTAAAGTTTAGCATTGGTTTCATGGGGTTTAGGTTATAAATTTGGAGGTTGTGGGggtttgaagaattggaaggtatatgtttgtggggtttagAGATTAGTTAGGTAAtagggatatgtttgtagggttTTAGATTAACagattttttatccaaacttgaaatatcctcccccctccaacatcctccactttcctttcccaatcccaaaaacatgtttattatttgttttacttaaCACATCCccatatttctgtttttgttctttctgaACATACAACGGTAGACTGCAGATacaatgacaatttaacaaaataatgattcaACTTCCGTAACACGACACTAGAACCAAGGAAGAACCAGTTTAACTTGatgcaaaaatgatttttcaccagcataggctgcaacaacgacatcggacagcaactacgggAACAATACAGGATAAAcctataaacaaaataaatgaattattctTCAACATAAATGGAATTGCTgtctgaaaagacaaattaataTCACTTTATGTAGTTATCATTAGTTCACCCAAATATTCTGAAGAAATTGTCTGGTAGCTAGGAACTTTGTACGCTCCACCGAaagtaatgtttttttctgtatcaATCTATCTTGTGTGCATCTATCTATCGTGTATCTTCATATCTTGCAACCTTATTCCCTTTACAGCATCCATAATTAACTACATGATTGAAAGAACTGTTACTGATGAAATCCCAAAACACTACTTCACCAGGCTGTTAATCCtacttggaaaaacaaaactaaattacTATCAGAAAAAATTATGACAGAAGAAAAGCTAAACTAAGCAATACATCAGAATTACTTTTAAGAAATGTTACATAGAAATAGACACCTGGCAAGCTTTTGACACTAGTCTTAGCTGAAAAGTCAACAGATAAAAGCTAGTCATAAACAAAGTAAATGTGTAGCCGAACTCTAAAAAGTGTATCAACTTACATACTTTAAATTGTTCTGTAGTGTTTCTGCATGTAATGAAAGCTACAACCACTACAGGTAGCAAGCCTCAAAGAGGAACACCTTCcgccagctggctgcaacaaatccATGTGCACATCggactgcaatgaagaagctcagaTTTCACCAGGCTGTTAAGTgttaacagaaaaataaaaactcagtTACTATCAGAAACAAACtataaaaaactaaatgtgTAACCTTAGGGTTAAAAAGTTGATCAACATACATTACTTTTATTGTTCatcttgttgttattgttcatctgtagttttttttccatgtgACGAAACGTACAGCCGGTACATGCTGCAAGGCTGCAAGAGACGAGAATTTGGGAAAATGTTGTACACAGCAGTTTCAACTTTAAAACCACTTAATCAGATGGTATTGCCAAGTATAAATTGTACCTGTAACGATAAATAAGTGTAAATCACCACACCATGCACCAGCACCACACATTCATGTCCAACAGTGATGCAGACGTTCATGTCCAACAATGATGCAGACGTACTTTGGTGGAAACGGCGTTGCCAATTTATGCAACTCGACCGCctaataaaatatgaaaaaaaacgaacaaagaTAAAGACCACTGACGTTCTTTCTCTTCATAAGAGTAGTATAATAAGGGTAATAAGTTTTAGTGAATGTCATGtgctattttcatttttaaatgaaacaaaaatcacaAATCAGCACCTTCCTATTCAGACTTCATTCTTTTCAGTCCCAGAAGATGGCATAGGTGATTCCAAATAGACAATATTCAAATCTAGAAAGTAGAAATACGGAGTAGGTTCGAGACTATTACCTGCTACTACAGAGAGAGTACCTGCTGTTGGAAGCCTTGAGCAGTTTAGTCGTTTACACCAATATCAAGAAGATGAATAAGCGGCCGCCAGACAAAAATCCAAAGGTTGAAATGCATGTCCTCGACTTGTTTTCCCAGCAGAGTTCTATTATTGACTCGGGtaatttataaagaaaacattagaaaaaattattaaggTTACAATAAATGATAGAGACCGTTATTCCCGATTCCACCAGTCGAATGCTCATTTAtcctatttcaattttggcgACTTCTTTAGTCCACGTATCTTCCACTGGATGTGCCGGAAGGCCCCCTGCTCGGCTGGAAAAACTACTCCGCCACTGGACGTCCTAGTAGACATGTAAGATTATTAGATTAACTATATCGTGCAAGCTGAAGAAtcgattaaaaacaaacatataTTTACTATGAACTTACTTTATTCAGGAACTTGCTTCCGCTCCTTAAATTCCTTTattccagaaaaaaattatcattttcATCGACCTGGCTGGCACTCTAAGCTTTTATtggctaaaaggaattttagAGCTCGTCATTAGTGGCAAACTGGCAATGATCGCGGAAAAACATTATACAAGCAAGCCca
Coding sequences within it:
- the LOC124205611 gene encoding uncharacterized protein LOC124205611; protein product: MVQTFRSLSSLLIVLACCFLNGATAEEREGKQILLPAVPPYPFYFYANNPVAPVYVNAGEAPVEMDARVTSSDAVGRTFFRIFGCPTCPTCPAPVICPTCPTPATPADGSIFIPSTSGCTTTLNSLDATLLPCARSSAAPKGTIDVTFTATTTSVMMAIVGATPTTAIRLTCTSIPSTFLGVTQFGPISTNSLSVTGVGFIQFLASSGGAILPNPSLKCTWSS
- the LOC124205594 gene encoding uncharacterized protein LOC124205594, with amino-acid sequence MSRLCLLISISLVLHLSWACDDNEEELLAGGREDPEDYYAYAYGFTPETWRALYQQPTPRARVPEYSGLYEGRTPSRLHTFTNPLKSKKKNADKEHRQPEGRFAFGGLGANLINTGFFNSRFTPSNTWKPFQNLASRIPISYNPNADSPFDTFESCMSPNGDAGICAPGSVCSLFGGRPGGSCILGKVCCINTINKCGGTVTLNNTYWQSSTFPINVPTTCSLSVRTDTQLTEQLKKPICQIRLDFITFTTAQPTAGTCTDTFKVGQTNSKVPTICGDNGGQHMYLDIPSSAVTPSNVQLMFTFSEETAVRSWNIKIALLPCGAFYLAPVDCLQYFTAATGRVRSFNWLDTNSTTIRQLNNQNYNICFRTELIAGLTASELCLSVCSVTNGDAFSITTPISGAIADATAAVATAQANLATAQAVQAAAAAAFLAANGGNTATANQIQTLTNANVALAAAQAALTTAQAALTAAVAAAGTGLSAVGTSTNATGVITATCLYDSLLIPGARDSMNVEADRYCGDALNPAFVPVGTSVQVCTPLRPFKMTYRTDSTEAAIAAGTNILPARADINNTGFCLNFQEK